In the Flavisolibacter tropicus genome, one interval contains:
- a CDS encoding TIGR03118 family protein: MKMLMQLHQRLLSNWQLLLLPLLVLLTQCHKNMDQPNLSGFKQVNLVANNNKYSNTHTDPTLVNAWGLAFSPNGIAWVNAADGHVSEVYDKEGGILRPPVNIPSPDALTGGSPTGIVFNNGSNNDFSLSNNQKAAFLFVGEDGVISGWNQAAGNNALRIKDNSANANYKGLAMGQNSKGQDLLYAANFIKGTIDVWDAGFNSMAMSFKDSGIPAGYGPFNIKNIDGQLFVAYAKVGDDGDEEKGAGNGYVSIFTTDGSFVKRFASQGMLNAPWGLAKASADFFPDGNGNGMGNGNHSSHLPAILVGNFGDGKINAYSLDGTFMGQLKSKDNKVIVIDGLWALSFAPATATAVDPNRLYFTAGPDDESDGLFGYLIKE, translated from the coding sequence ATGAAAATGCTTATGCAATTACACCAACGACTTCTCAGTAATTGGCAATTGCTTTTATTGCCATTACTGGTATTGCTTACACAGTGCCATAAGAATATGGATCAGCCGAATCTCAGTGGCTTTAAGCAAGTGAATCTTGTGGCGAACAACAATAAATATAGTAACACGCATACAGACCCAACACTGGTGAATGCCTGGGGGTTGGCTTTTAGCCCTAATGGTATTGCATGGGTGAATGCCGCGGATGGACATGTGAGTGAAGTTTATGATAAAGAAGGCGGTATATTGCGTCCGCCTGTTAATATCCCTTCTCCGGATGCACTCACTGGCGGCAGCCCTACAGGTATTGTTTTTAACAATGGCAGCAATAATGATTTTTCGTTGTCCAATAACCAGAAAGCAGCCTTCTTATTTGTAGGTGAAGATGGTGTAATATCCGGCTGGAACCAGGCTGCAGGCAATAATGCATTACGCATCAAGGATAATTCAGCAAATGCTAATTATAAAGGTTTGGCTATGGGCCAAAATAGTAAAGGACAAGATTTGCTTTATGCTGCTAATTTCATAAAGGGTACAATTGATGTATGGGATGCCGGTTTTAACAGTATGGCAATGTCGTTTAAAGACTCAGGTATACCAGCAGGATATGGCCCATTTAATATCAAGAATATTGATGGACAGTTATTTGTGGCTTATGCTAAAGTAGGTGATGATGGCGATGAAGAGAAAGGAGCTGGAAATGGATATGTTTCCATATTCACTACAGATGGATCCTTCGTTAAACGATTTGCTTCACAAGGTATGTTAAATGCTCCTTGGGGTTTAGCAAAGGCATCAGCCGACTTTTTCCCAGATGGTAATGGTAACGGTATGGGAAATGGCAATCATTCAAGCCACCTGCCTGCCATACTGGTTGGGAATTTTGGAGATGGAAAGATCAATGCGTATAGCTTAGACGGCACCTTTATGGGCCAATTGAAATCAAAAGATAATAAAGTAATTGTTATTGATGGTCTATGGGCTCTATCTTTTGCCCCAGCAACAGCAACTGCTGTTGATCCTAACCGATTGTATTTTACGGCTGGCCCAGATGATGAATCAGATGGTTTGTTTGGCTACCTTATTAAAGAATAA
- a CDS encoding YeeE/YedE family protein yields the protein MNPQDRVSETEVLMPTDFEVRSLDTNCINESQLQHKWYHNLKYAVAGIVFGIVLTKAEIISWFRIQEMFRLQSFHMYGVIGTAVVVGMLSVWLIKRFKVKTIYGEEIVFHPKKFNKGQIIGGLIFGLGWALTGACPGPLFAQIGAGFLVILVVLASAVAGTWVYGFFRDKLPH from the coding sequence ATGAACCCACAGGATCGTGTTAGCGAAACAGAAGTATTGATGCCAACGGACTTTGAAGTTCGATCACTAGACACAAATTGTATCAATGAGTCGCAGTTGCAACATAAGTGGTATCACAATTTGAAATATGCCGTTGCAGGGATTGTATTCGGTATTGTTCTTACCAAAGCAGAGATCATTTCCTGGTTTCGTATACAGGAAATGTTTCGCTTGCAAAGCTTTCACATGTATGGTGTAATTGGTACGGCGGTAGTAGTTGGTATGTTGTCAGTGTGGTTGATCAAACGCTTTAAAGTAAAAACTATTTATGGGGAGGAGATTGTCTTTCACCCCAAGAAGTTCAATAAAGGACAAATTATTGGCGGCTTGATCTTTGGGTTAGGTTGGGCTTTAACCGGCGCTTGCCCAGGACCTCTCTTTGCTCAGATCGGTGCTGGGTTTTTAGTCATTCTTGTTGTGTTGGCAAGTGCTGTTGCAGGTACTTGGGTGTATGGTTTCTTCAGGGATAAACTGCCACATTAG
- a CDS encoding YeeE/YedE family protein, which produces MLEIIKQPWPWYVAGALIGLTVPALLLLGNKHFGISANLRHACAACFPANISFFKYNWKKEVWNFFFAGGILLGAFIATQYLSTPAPVQVNANLLAELKNYGITDHSTLLPKELFSWESLFTVRGFISLVVGGFLVGFGTRYAGGCTSGHAIMGISTLQVPSIIATVSFMVGGFLMANVILPYILSL; this is translated from the coding sequence ATGTTAGAAATAATAAAACAACCATGGCCATGGTATGTGGCTGGTGCTCTTATTGGATTAACAGTGCCTGCTTTGCTTCTTCTTGGAAATAAGCATTTTGGTATCTCTGCCAATCTGCGTCATGCCTGTGCGGCTTGTTTTCCTGCTAACATATCTTTCTTTAAATACAATTGGAAAAAAGAGGTGTGGAATTTCTTTTTTGCCGGAGGCATTCTCCTAGGTGCATTTATAGCTACGCAATATTTATCTACGCCGGCCCCTGTTCAGGTAAACGCCAATTTGCTGGCTGAATTAAAGAATTATGGTATTACAGATCATTCAACGTTGCTGCCAAAGGAGCTATTCAGTTGGGAGAGTCTGTTTACAGTAAGAGGGTTCATTTCATTGGTAGTAGGAGGGTTTTTAGTTGGATTTGGAACCAGATACGCTGGCGGTTGTACCAGTGGGCATGCCATTATGGGTATCAGCACACTACAAGTGCCATCTATAATTGCAACGGTCAGTTTTATGGTCGGTGGATTTCTTATGGCTAATGTTATCCTGCCTTACATCTTAAGCTTGTAA